The region ACCTCTACCGACTCCTCGAAGCAGGCCCCAACCCGGCTTGACGGGACATAGGAGCGTCACCCCCAGTGGGGCGGACGTGATTTCTCAGGACCGGGGCGAGATGCCCAGGTGCCGGCGGAGGAAGGCGATCGTCCGGTCCATCGACTCCGACCACCGGCTGTAGAAGGTGTGGCTCTCGCCGTCGTAGGTGAGCAGCTCGCTGTCGGCGCCGGCGGCGACCAGGGCCCGTTGGGTGGCGGTGGCCCACCGGTACGGGCAGGTGTCGTCGACGCGGCCGTGGTGGATCAGCAGCGGGTCGGAGACGCGGTCGAAGTACGTCCGCGCCGACAGGCCGGCCCAGAACTCCGGCGCCTGTTCGGGCGTGCCGTACTCGGCGTGGATGCGGTCGGCCTGACTCGGGCGGCTGCGCCGGGTGAAGTGCTCGACGTTCTCGTGGAGCAGGGAGCTGACGGAGGCGTAAATGACGGCGGCCTCGACGAGGTCGGGCCGGACGACGAGCGCGTTCAGCGTCACCCCGCCGCCCATGGACCGCCCGAGCATCGCCATCCTGTCCGCGTCGACGTAGGGCTCCTGCTCGAGGGCGAGGACGGCCGCGATGGTGTCGCGGGTGTAGCCGAGGCGACTCTCGCGATCGAAGTCGTCGACGGGTTCGTCGGAGCCGGCGTGCCCGCGGTAGTCGGTGTGGAGGACGACGAAGCCGGCGCGGGCGAGGCGGTCCTGCTCGCGGGCGAGGCCCTGCCCGGGGCGGTAGACGTCCGGGTCGATGTAGCCGTGGTTGAGCACGATCCCGGGGAACGGCCCCGCGCCCCGGGGGCGCAGCAGCACGCCCGAGATGGTCAGGTCCCCGGCCCGGTAGGTGACCCGGGACCGCGTGTAGGCGTCGGTCCGCGACTCGACCGCGACCGTCCGGATCCGGCTCGCCGGGATCTCCTCCCGCATCAGCGCCGCCAGCGACCGCTCGTCGGTCACCTCCG is a window of Sporichthya brevicatena DNA encoding:
- a CDS encoding alpha/beta hydrolase family protein, which produces MSRARTATAGAVLLALSALAACSDGDGPAARPAGSPSASALPAEAPTAPPDGLPEVTDERSLAALMREEIPASRIRTVAVESRTDAYTRSRVTYRAGDLTISGVLLRPRGAGPFPGIVLNHGYIDPDVYRPGQGLAREQDRLARAGFVVLHTDYRGHAGSDEPVDDFDRESRLGYTRDTIAAVLALEQEPYVDADRMAMLGRSMGGGVTLNALVVRPDLVEAAVIYASVSSLLHENVEHFTRRSRPSQADRIHAEYGTPEQAPEFWAGLSARTYFDRVSDPLLIHHGRVDDTCPYRWATATQRALVAAGADSELLTYDGESHTFYSRWSESMDRTIAFLRRHLGISPRS